The genomic segment aagggagggagggttgttggggagtttccaggtctcacccagaaagtgGTGTTTCActatattcaacgctggttttctggggagggGAGCCCctgcggctccctggagctacttacccaaagacaaAACCAAACaatagggacttacccaggaggcaatCAGCTCTCGCTCCTCAACtccaagtcgagacaactggcagcTACCGGACACGACACATGACGCACcccccggcctaaccaaccaagcatcaaccacccaaggacccctccagaaagcagcagactCAGGCTACACCAAAAAAGGAGGAGtcagctgcaaatgaacaaacctaccaccagggtcAAAAGAGCAGAAATTCCTACATtgaaggagagcatgaagctccccgacccgatcccctagaggctaccttgaggtgttttcggggcttagcgtccccgtggcccggtcgtcgaccaggcctcctcgttgctggactggtcaaccaggctgttgaacgaggctgctcgcagcttaatatatgaatcacagcctggttgatccggtatcctttggaggagcttatcgagttctctcgaacactgtgaggggtcggccagttatgccctttatGTGTAGTCGAAGCCTGTTGTACAGTCttggggcctctgatgttgatagagttctctctcagagtacctattgcatctCTCctcttcaatgggggtattctgcacatcctggagagcactagtgtcttgaagagCATCATCATTGGCATAGCATCTCTTGTTTAAAATGTTctagttatccaacctgtcatttttcttgaagttgtgacgactactttattgtgttctttaaaggtaaggtcttctgacatgagtacacccagatcctttacattgctttttcattCTATGCtatgatttgactgcatttttTATGTGGTTTCTgcctttatattttcatttttcccATAGAgcaagagctggaacttatcttcattaaataccatattattttctgtagccattgaaagacctgatttacatctgattggaggttcgcTGTGCTCTGTATGTTGTCTTTTCTcacaaaaatcctagtgtcatccgcaaaggatgatacagtgctatagattgtgtccttatctatgtccaatatgaggatgagaaaaagtactggggcaagcacagtaccctgggggactgagctcttcacgaatgatggtccggattttattttgttgactattacacattgggttctattagtcaggaaattgtagatccatctgcctaattttccagtaattccttttgcacacattgtgtgtgcaataacaccatggtcacatttgtcaaaagcttttgcaaaatctgttgAAGCTCcctggccaatgccaacaggagaaAGAGctttagaaaaacaatcctgaaccgaaggggccaccacaaaccgagaagAGAATAAGGAGAGCACCCAGTCCAATGACCAGGATAGCTCAggcagcacatgagcaggccagataatatataataaacacaatcactgagaggggtgtcgacgaaatacatgcagatttTGTCATCCAAGCCCCTTGGaaatcgctgccagcagactttaagattgtggctcttgaaggaaaaaagaatcagactaatcctcatctgctacgtaatattGTACAGATGCATAtaaaagcaaacttggcatctgatagcttcacatacttcacagatggatcagtagaccagcagggacaagaaaccagagctgcagttaaagcaggaaactctgtaaatagttggaaactctcaaatgggtgttcgactttacaaacagagatgctagccattcaaaaggctttggaacataatCTTGCTGAACACcaaaacatgttatcatacatatagattcgagaactgccattgaaaccttgcaacaagaacacatacgtgataacgtctatctgatcacaaatgtcatatcattaatgcaaacactcaaacaacaaggccgacgggtacttaccaactgggtgccaagtcatgtgggaataattggAAATgatattgcagacgaagctgcaaaacttgcaactaagaagaaatgtaaacatttacataccacagagtctatcacagattaataaattaagaaacagagcaatgcaaaagatgtactgtgaccacaacacagcagcctggtgggggggcctggtagcctggtggatagtgcgcaggactcgtgattctgtggcacgggttcgattcccgcaccaggcagaaacaactaggcaaagtttctttcaccctgaatgcccctgttacctagcagtaaataggtacctgggagttagtcagctgtcacgggctgcttcctgggggggtgtgcatgtgtgtggtgtggtgtggagaaaaaaaaaaagtagttagtaaacagttgattgacagttgagaggcgggctgaaagagcaaagttcaacccctgcaaacacaactaggtgaatacagcagttgcaacatctggctctgtgggttggtacaagaactcaaccaactatgaaccactttatttgatgaaagggagcattagaacaacagaagtacacttacatcgcatcaggcttggatacccatgtgcatgggaaataggcttacaggttccagaagatgagaggaaatgtcaaaactgtggagaaatgcctgacagatcactggaacattatctaacacagtgcacagttacaaacccattaagatttcaactttgaTTCAACAGATCAGAAGTTGTTGTTAAATACATGggccaaaatcttactgaagcgaccatacgagtcataaatactcgtactccgtaaaacagaaacaagcagcacttagtgggccagccagaggcttacggcccatgcaggaatatccttgcaaaaaaaaaaaaaaaaaaattacatatagtgattaacactttcgcccgggcatgacgcagcattgcgtcatccgtttactgtcagtaatgacgggcatgacgcagcattgcgtcatccactttaaataatcgccaaaaatcaggtttttatccgattttttggggactggttttaaaatgcgcgccgatgtcttcccattttctttgttgcgccTTGTGACCCGCAGGCGGCTCGGCACACGCCgtcgcccattgttttcgctccactgttgtgaccggtgtcgcctcccctcgcatctcaaacatgTGAACATTtcagctattttccgtggctatatttcttactgcggctttagaaactatctacgcttactccacgatggatagtgatcatgaacaaggcccttccaggatgaaaattgcgaaagaaaggcttgaaaagggcgggaattgggagtgtagctggaaggcgtctgagcgctcactcgcggctaacgcatggccagtcttcaactcgtcggcggttggagcgtgaccaggttttttattttatatgctaatgttcctctagagaattcaattgcgaacccattgagaccaaaatgaaagacctaggataaaAATTGagttgaccagagtgaaaatagtgaaaacattttatcgcgtttgcgcgctcctgggtaactcattcgcactttctctgtttgctgcgggtaattagctgggcttttggagtttatatgcatttagtgctgtagagaattctattgcgaacacaatgataccaaatttaatctcataggacgagaattaaggtgacaaagttgaagagagtatacacttttcagaatttacgcgcgctcccgtgaaaccctgggacccaaatcgcacagttgaggggtggcgcgcggggtacgccaaagtgttaaccAGTGTCAGAAACAAAAGATATGAAGAACGGAAGAGAACCTCAACCCAATGAGGAATGTCTCCAGAGAGATCTGGTGAAAGAGGCAGAACTGCAGAAATATGCCCAGATTTGGAAACCAAGTCAGAGGGGCTGAgtcagccaccaaggagccagaagaaATACCCCGGCCAGTGTAAGTCTCTAAGTCTGGACAAAACCTGGAACGACATTCAAACAAGTGGAAAGAGCCAGAGGAATCCTCACCTTGACTGGTAGAGCCAATAGGCATCCTCAGCAAAAATCTTGCGATTGGGGAACAGAGCTACTGTATTTCGAAAACCTTGGATTCAAAAAGCTGATGACTTGTCAGTTATCAGGTGAAGGACTGATCAATACTGGCATTGGAAGCTGGCAACTCCCATGGTCCTGCCACCTAGTGGTGGCCAACTGGACCTCAAGGAGGGTATGGCTTGACTACTATAGTCCATAGGGCCTGCCACTGctgcccaaaggatgggtatggggtgacaACCATTACTGCTCTATGATGGTTATGGGGTAACAACAACTACTGCCCATAGGATGCGTTGCACAATCTAATAAATAAAATTAGATATGGAGAACATTTTCAGTGGCACTTTAAAACAAGATCACATTCTCAAACTGAAAAAAAGATGAAGCTGAAAGTCCATAGATAATCATATAGCACTTTAACAAATAATACAACACCTTACATACCAACAGGATTACAAAAAAAGCCATCTTCTCCTATATGATAATGGAGATGCTCATCATGCTCATGGTTCTTGTGCTCATGACCCCATTCATTTTCCATGTTATATTCCGAAGGATTTTCTCCTCTGCCTTCATTCTTTTGAGCCGAGTCCATCATGGCACTTAAATCAAATATAGGAGTCTTGTCCATTTCTACTCGACCCTCACTGCCGTTTTGACCCATACTGCTGCTGCAGTTGTCAAATACTTCAACAGGGCCATTAGGTGTCATCTCAATACACACCTGaaacataattattattaatgtCACTGtaaaccccacaagcacaaaatctagttaacacttaaaattaagaTTTTCCAAAAGTAAATGTCAAGCGATCAATGTAATGAAATGGCCTTTTCTGGTTGGATCCACAGTAGCTCCTTGAGCTAGGTGATAGTCCACGAGGCCTTAGGGAGATGCACCAGCCGCTGAGATCCACTCTTGCCTACCAGAAACCAGGACCAGAATCTGGTTTTCTCCAAGGTGAAGAGAGCTTGCAGATAAAAGATCAACCCTGAATCAAGAAAACAAACCACTGAATGTAATGGGatgcctctttctggtggggCCTCGGTGGTTTCCTGATGTTAGCTTCCTGAGAGAGCTCCACACATGTGTCACATCTACCTTAGGAGTCCTCAATagtctaccggggaccagagccagaacctgactcCCTCACAGAGGCAAAGAGAGAGCTGGTTATTATGATCACCCTCATCAAGAAAACATCCAGAAAGTAAGTGAAGCAATACTGACAACTGCATGGCTCACAGAGAGAACAACTGAACCAGCAAATTGCTCCACAAAAGATTCATCCAATTGTAAGATCAAACCCCCATTAGTTATGGCTGAAGACCAACAGGTGCCTCCACCAGTGGGAGCTCCCAGCTTCCACATCATCTGAACCTCAGTCCAGAGCTGAAAGACCATGAACCAAAGTACCTACAAAAGAGTGCAGGGAGGAAAGAAGGGCATACTAAGGCCCCCACCAGAAAGAGGCACTTCATTAAtttcaatgctgattttctggAGGGGTTGAATGGTGGCTCCCTAAAGCTAGGTAATAAGAGTGTAAAAGGAAAACATGGGACTTACCAGGGAGGAGGAGAGCAAAAACAAACTCTAAGATTAAAACCCGAGAAACCTGACCCTGCGCAACACAAGCCTGACAGGGACCAGGTAATGAGCCACAAAGGACCTGTTAGACCTCTAAAACCCCTGAGCCTTAATATTAGCCCATGATATGCTTGAAAACACTGCAGACAAAGTATCAAATTTGAAAACACCATAATGTTTGCAAATTTGCAAACATTCAGAGTATTAATTAGAACTGAATACTTTTGCTGCCAACAAAAGCTTTACTTCTGAGGATAGATTTACAAGAAAAATTATTCTAAGTGAAttaaaaatagatatgaataaatGGATGGATGTAAGTATTCCCAATAGCCACTCTCCTTTGGGTTTGGAGGGAGTTATGAGGGATATCTTCCAGGCAGATAcctttattaacccttaaactgctcagCAAACTGCTCTGGCATAAAacactagaaaagcaaagaaatggCAACAGGAGGATAAAAGCCCTGAAAGAGGTGAAGAACTCACCCAAGACGCTAGCTTGCACACCCAGGCGCATATAAACAAACCGCAGCGCTACCCTGGTTGCCAAGCGGGGAAACCCacagaagaaaatggccaccagaaacAGGGAGCCATGACCGACACAATAAATACGAAAACACACCAGCAAATGTGAGAAGTAAGCAGACTAGATGGACGAGAAACCccgcccagaagcagaaaacccaggtagTGGCAAACagtcccagaactgctagcaggccttccccacagccccgggaacccgcaACAGTGGCCCCAGGGCAAAGCCGTCCTCCACACCctctgcccttaaagaaaaggaagaatcCAGGggaaaaggcagcaagaaaggaccGCTggcaagacccagaagccttggcaggaggaacaggatcgaaaacctccgtccccaacccaaacggggcagcccccgaaaccgCCTGAGTCTCtgccccaactaaaccctgcccagaCCCAGAAACCCGCAGAGGGtcaggagccgggaacagggagggaaaggagcGAACAGCAGCTACCCAAAACAGGGTGGCCCCGGGGCATCCGAGTAGGAAACCAACAAGAGGCAtctgtcccggttgacattaggttGAGAACATGGGGCTCGGCAGCAGGTGCGGTGAGCTCCTGGGGCCCTCCCCCTCTTGGGAaggggagggctgtgcggacAAGCGGcgaggcagtaaagtgtgatatttgcttgtttacttgtttccttgggatagtAGAGAGTTTCTAGCTCTCTgtttggttttttgttttagtttcttaccatatgggggtttgttttgttatgcctacctttgtgggtgcctaaccccagtcgatagcagataaggaaaaccccaaccacaaagtggttttccagggccattgctccctgaaacctctctgaaggggccaggttctggaactggtccctggtaggtctgaactccttagctaatgtcccggtctaatataccatatcttagcccgataagctccagggagccataggggatcCCCACAGAAACTGAACCTTGTTTGACTCCATTTTTTTTGTGAGAAATATTCAAAGAGAACATTTCTCCATCTCACAGCTAATTTGTATACTTTATGAGAAATATATAGATATCTAGCAATGACAGGACATACTTTTCTGTTAAGCAATTCCTAAAAAGATTGGCGTGTTAAACTTTGTTAAAAGCTTTGGAAGCATTAAGAAACAAAGAGAGAGCAGAGCTACCTTGTGAGTTGTAGTACTGAATAGCTTCTGCCACCATGAAACTACAGAACGTTGTTGAGTAACCAGATTTGTATGCAAACTGAAAGTCAGAGGTGTACAGTTCATCAGCTAGAAAATAATGAGTATATAATCAAATACTTTGTTTAATAGTGTGTTTAAGGCAATAGCTCTGTAGTTAACAGAGGTGGACATAGAAGCTCAACAGTTCTTTGGAATGGGAACAAGTACAaaggtgtttattacagatggcatgtaccatgggagagaaagCCTAAAAGAAACACACATAAACATACAGTTTTAGCATCCCATGTTTAAGGTTGTCAGAGTATATGTTAAAGAGGCTATCATAACACCAATTTTTTTTAGCTGTCTTACTGCTTTCACAACCAATACAAGGGTTACACTGCATAGGTGTTTAACATTAAGAGCAGAGTGCATACAGGTCTCGCATGTAGCTGTACAGTAGTTAGGTCAGTTTCAATCTCAACTGCATTATATCTCGAACCATTGTACAATGTGGAATATTTATCTTTGAAAACATCACATATATTATTGGGCCCAGAAGCATCATCCATGACATTTGTTACCTTCGGCATGAACTTTTTTATTTTTCTAATTTCACCCcaaaattcataaaaaaaaattcttagaaAGGTTATCAAAAACTTTTGATCTTACAATACTTTTATTTTCCTAACTGCCTTCTACTAATTATTAttagtggtgaattattattatatcttgagttatcttgagttaaatattattatatattataattaattattattacacaagtaattattattacatattataattattattacatataataatttgtattaattataaatccattattattattataattaacaaTCATAATTTAGAATGATAAAGAAAACACAAGAAAATAGGAAGAAATAGGAGCCAAGGATTCTCATCTTGATGTAAACTGTTTAGATTCAGATGCTGGCAAAACTAACACAACCAATGATAATAACGTACAGTATTGTCATGGCTTACAATGTGTGTGTGATTTGGAAGTTTCTCATCATCTGCTTCTTTTTCTTCGTTGTTTCCAAAGGAGTGAAGCAGTTTCATCAAGTAAGGGTCATCTGAAGGGTTGACACTGAGGGAACCATTGGGACGAGTAGCATCCAAGAGGTTTTCCCAGGCTACTGCCCGCTCACTTATCACAGTTCCTCTTGATTCAAAGCCCTATTCATAAGCCAATATACAGTAATAATTTAAAGTTTAAAATAGTATATAGAACAGGCTACTATACTACTAAGTTTGTATGTCAAACTTGCCACTCAGAGTATCATAAGtacaaacttgcttaaaattcactgCAATTGTATCAACAAAATGAAGATATAAACATCCATAAAGAAAGATATTATATAAACAATCTGCTTATGTTATGTCTAAACTAAGACTGAAACATCATAATGAGAGGAGAACTAACCAAGGATGGGTCGGTGAAGGCTGGGAGTGGGCGGGCAGTAAGGGAGAGTACAAgacatgtcaccaccaccaccaccacactgctcaaCACCACATATGGGTGATGACACAGTAGTCGAGCATACCTGGCTGGTCAAAACTATTTTGTCATATTCCAAAATGTACATTTTCACACATATATAAAAGTTTTAAgcagtactgtatactgtatatttagtctgtatactgtatatttagTCCCAACTTTAGTgagaaaattaaattaatatattctACAAAGATAAAAATCCCCATACAGTACAGTAGAAATTTAGAATGGTAGAAATTTATTTTATTGTACTGTATATGAACTCTTCCGCCACAGAGTAGCTGCCAATATAACAATGTAAACATCTTGTAAAGATGCTCATTTCTATCATAATTTGTTCTAGGCATGTTAAGCTCAGAGACAAAAGCTTGAAACACACACAAAATCAGTTCACCAAGCTGGCATAAAATATTACTGACTATGAGAAAATGCAACAAAATAATAACTGCTTATCTATAACAATCTGCTTTACAGTACCTCTTTACTGTATATGACTCAAATTCTGTTTCATTTATACACATAATGTACAATATTTATGTTAGCACTCAATAACTGAGTAATTTACAATTTGTAACTCTATATAACAATACTCTTAATTTTTTCACTGTAccgtatttattaatatgaaatgTTTAGCGGGCCCGTAAATAGTTAAAGATGCGTTTCAGAAAAACATAGTCCTTAAATGAAATCTGCATTGCATGTATGGGGAAGGGGAACCTCTTGGGTGTTTGGGAGTAGCCATTATGCAagaatataatgaaaaatttataaaacccacagtttctgaactcctcacagcttgGTATTACATCTATTCGAATATCCATTTTTTTACAATCTGCAGTCATTAACTCCTCTTTCCCCTTCTTTTCTCACTTACTGGTAATATGCCATGGAAACATTACATTTATGGCTCCTAAAAGCTTTGCTTCTTTGAGTGCAATAACATTTGGATTCTCGTAGTGTATTCATTCTGAGTTCATTTGTTTTGACTAATCCATTTTTGTAAACATTACCAGTACTCTAAAAGGCCACTTTCTTCTTTTAACGCTCACTTACAGTCTCCCAAGTCCTATGTTCCTTAGGTACTGGAGGTTGCTCTGAGTGGGGAGCATTATGATGGGGGAAGGGAGTTAGGTAAAGGGAAGGGAAAGAAATGTTGGGCTTGGGGATGGTAGAAAGTTTAAATTAGGGATGGAGGGGGATATCACAGTGAGTCAAGGATGGACTTTTAGGTCTGGGAGTGAAGATTGAAGGGGTGCAAGTTTGGATTTCAGTTACATGGGGTTTAGGGGGTGAGGTTAGTGGCCAGAGGCAGGAAGAGGCTGGGAAGGAGTGGTCAGTATAGTGTGATGTGTCAGAGGGtagggggagggagtgtgttaGAAGGATCAGAAGTGGATTGGTTTACACTTATGTTCTGGTTATCTCTGGGGTTGCTGAGCTAAATGACATGGATACCTGTGCCTCACTCCCCTCATATTCCCAACTCTTCTTCCTTGTTTCATTGCTGCCACTATCTTTTCCTCTGGTTCAAGAGGGACGGTGGGAAGAGTAGTAGGTGTATTGAAGCTATGTACAGTACATACATGTTTTATACAAATACATAACTTCTTGTATTTGAATGTGTTTTATACAGCTCAGGTGGATGAGGGTGTTTTATACTATTCATACTATGACTAATGTATGAATAACAAACAACTTTGCTTCATTTTCCCACAATCAGTGAATATTGTTGTACTGGTATATTACTAATAATAAAAAGTTACAAAACTAGattttttgttttcaaaatatttacttaggtagccaGCATTAAGTGCCAAAAATTTTTTGGGGGGATAGTTTGTCACTGTAACACACTACTCACAATTTAAATTTGTTGACCAACTAGCCTATGTCCATCCCATAACCCAGATCATTTTCCCTGCAAAGTTAGGTGAGGCCAGTCCCAAGTGTTTCGCCTCTGAAATAACTGTATTGGTCTCTTATTCTCCTTCTCCTTTTCCTGCCAAGATTCATAGAGGGAGGGACTGCAGCCGCCAAACTTCAGAGAGGGAGGGACTGCAGCCGCCAAACTTCAGAGAGGGAGGGACTGCAGCCGCCAAACTTCAGAGAGGGAGGGTCTGCAGCCACCAAGCTTCAGAGAAGGAGGGTCTGCAGCCACCACGCTTCAGAGAAGGAGGGTCTGCAGCCACCAAGCTTCAGAGAGGGAGAGTCTGCAGCCACCAAGCTTCAGAGAGGGAGGAGCTGCAGCCACCAAGCTTCAGAGAGGGAGAGTCTGCAGCCACCAAGCTTTAGAGGGGAGGAGCTGCAGCCACCAAGCTTCAGAGAGGGAGGGTCTGCAGCCACCAAGCTTTAGAGGGGAGGAGCTGCAGCCACCAAGCTTCAGAGAGGGAGGGTCTGCAGCCACCAAGCTTCAGAGAGGGAGAGTCTGCAGCCACCAAGCTTCAGAGAGGGAGAGTCTGCAGCCACCAAGCTTCAGAGAGGGAGGGTCTGCAGCCACCAAGCTTCAGAGAAGGAGGGTATGCAGCCACCACGCTTCAGAGAAGGAGGGTCTGCAGCCACCAAGCTTCAGAGAGGGAGAGTCTGCAGCCACCAAGCTTCAGAGAGGGAGGGTCTACAGCCACCAAGCTTCAGAGAGGGAGAGTCTGCAGCCACCAAGCTTCAGAGAGGGAGGGCCTGCAGCCACCAAGCTTTAGAGGGGAGGAGCTGCAGCCACCAAGCTTCAGAGAAGGAGGGTATGCAGCCACCACGCTTCAGAGAAGGAGGGTCTGCAGCCACCAAGCTTCAGAGAAGGAGGGTATGCAGCCACCACGCTTCAGAGAAGGAGGGTCTGCAGCCACCAAGCTTCAGAGAGGGAGAGTCTGCAGCCACCAAGCTTCAGAGAGGGAGGGGCTGCAGCCACCAAGCTTCAGAGAGGGAGAGGCTGCAGCCACCAAGCTTCAGAGAGGGAGGAGCTGCAGCCACCAAGCTTCAGAGAGGGAGGGGCTGCAGCCACCAAGCTTCAGAGAGGGAGGAGCTGCAGCCACCAAGCTTCAGAGAGGGAGAGTCTGCAGCCACCAAGCTTCAGAGAGGGAGGAGCTGCAGCCATCAACCTTCAGAGATGGAGGGTCTGCAGCCACCAAGCTTCAGAGAAGGAGGGTCTGCAGCCACCAAGCTTCAGAGAGGGAGGGTCTGCAGCCACCAAGCTTCAGAGAGGGAGGGGCTGCAGCTGCCATG from the Procambarus clarkii isolate CNS0578487 chromosome 10, FALCON_Pclarkii_2.0, whole genome shotgun sequence genome contains:
- the LOC138363043 gene encoding protein dispatched-like encodes the protein MTWYARLLCHHPYVVLSSVVVVVVTCLVLSLTARPLPAFTDPSLGFESRGTVISERAVAWENLLDATRPNGSLSVNPSDDPYLMKLLHSFGNNEEKEADDEKLPNHTHIVCIEMTPNGPVEVFDNCSSSMGQNGSEGRVEMDKTPIFDLSAMMDSAQKNEGRGENPSEYNMENEWGHEHKNHEHDEHLHYHIGEDGFFCNPVVPEYGHMIVKSTVPRDTLITLKHLKAICELDDRLRSPAEFGTICETWTPGRCCPSWSLPNYVALLSNRTSCHYITQDDVVNVRRLLRRCARRLDLQIERGCNGPTGCQRVPQECLHHDAVYTILHYLVDAAFLNPEVLK